From Bacillota bacterium, one genomic window encodes:
- a CDS encoding electron transfer flavoprotein subunit beta/FixA family protein, protein MNVAVLIKQVPETTDVKINRETNTLMREGVASIINPFDMYAIEEALRIRERHGGKVTVITMGPPQAEEALRQALALGADEAVLLSDRAFAGADTLATSYTLAKAIEKSGGFDLIVCGKQASDGDTAQVGPEVAENLDIPHVTYVRRIEDLSPGAGPAAGSVEHGPGGAGDSAGCCGDRERGLARGFIRVQRMTEEGYEVIESPLPALITVVKEINEPRMPSIKGMLKAKKAAITTWTAADLGVDPDRVGLVGSPTRVIRVFTPEQKRRGEIIEGETIHEKVRILVSKLKETHLV, encoded by the coding sequence ATGAACGTAGCCGTTCTCATCAAGCAGGTCCCCGAGACCACAGACGTGAAGATAAACCGGGAGACGAACACCCTCATGCGTGAGGGTGTCGCGTCCATCATAAACCCGTTCGACATGTACGCCATCGAAGAGGCGCTTCGCATCCGCGAACGGCACGGCGGCAAGGTCACAGTGATCACCATGGGCCCCCCGCAGGCGGAAGAAGCGTTGCGCCAGGCGCTCGCGCTCGGTGCGGACGAGGCCGTGCTGCTATCGGACAGGGCGTTCGCTGGCGCGGACACCCTTGCCACGTCGTACACGCTGGCGAAAGCCATCGAAAAGTCGGGCGGGTTCGACCTCATCGTGTGCGGCAAGCAGGCCTCTGACGGCGATACTGCTCAGGTCGGCCCGGAGGTTGCGGAGAACCTCGACATCCCCCACGTGACGTACGTCCGCAGGATCGAAGACCTCTCCCCTGGCGCGGGGCCCGCGGCCGGATCTGTCGAGCACGGCCCGGGAGGCGCCGGCGACAGCGCCGGTTGTTGTGGCGACCGTGAGCGAGGTCTCGCTCGGGGTTTCATCAGGGTGCAGCGCATGACCGAGGAGGGCTACGAGGTCATAGAGTCTCCCCTCCCGGCCCTCATCACCGTGGTCAAGGAGATAAACGAGCCCAGGATGCCCTCGATAAAGGGCATGCTCAAGGCGAAGAAGGCCGCGATCACGACCTGGACCGCGGCGGACCTCGGCGTGGACCCCGACCGCGTCGGCCTTGTGGGCTCGCCAACACGAGTCATCCGGGTGTTCACTCCCGAGCAGAAACGCCGAGGCGAGATAATCGAGGGCGAGACGATCCACGAAAAGGTGAGAATCCTCGTGTCGAAGCTCAAGGAAACCCACCTCGTATAG